CATGTGGGGTTGCTACTCTTGGAGGTGGGGGTTCTTAACACCCCATCCCTGCCCGCCTCCCACCTCAGTAGCCATGGAAATAGGTGGTGTCCATGAGAGACAGTTGTCCTCGGCAACCAGTGCATGCTGGCCACTGGGTGTTGGGCAACAGGTAGCTGGGAGCAACAGGCAGTGTTCATGGGGGAGAAGTGTGTCCCAGGTGAGTAGGCAACAGGCTGTATGTATTGGCAACAGGCAGTCTCCATAGGCAACAGGTGCCCTTGGGCATCTCTGTGGGCAACTGATGGTAGCTATGGGTAACAAGCAGCTTCCGTAAACAATACATGCCTACAGGTGTCTCCATAGGCAACAGGTGGTACCTGTGGGCAGCAGTTTTCATTGGCAACAGGTTCCTATGGATGTCCATGGGCAACAGGCGGTCTCCATTGGGCAAAGGGCCTACAGGTGTCTCCAGGCAACAGGCGCTTGAGCTCATTGGCAATAGGCAGCCTCATGTCTCTCTCCCTGCCATGGTCAGGATCCCAGGTGCCTGTCAGGAGAAGCTGGGGGCTATTGGGAGGAGTCTGCCTAGAGTTCGCCTTGGTTGGTCTCAGAATAGGGCAAGACCTCGGACTTCACCTGGCGGTCTGCCAAGAGTCAGAGCCAGAAGCATCCCAGGGGCGCCCACTGGCctaggaggaggagctgcagcaacCCCCAAGGTGAGTGCTAGTCCAAAACCTGCCTAGACTTGGCTGTGGTAGGCCCCCTAATAGGTCAAGGCTGCAGCCATCACCTTGTAGAGTCCCCTAGGTGCTACAGGTAGACAGAGGAGTCCAGGGCAGCATTCACAGGCCCTGCTGGCCTAGAAGGTGGTGGTGGAGTAGTTGCCAAAGCAGCCACTCGGCTGGAGCCTGCCTAGAGTTGGCCGTGGTAGGCCTCAAACCCTTGGCCTGCATCTTGTAGAGTCCCTTTGGTGCTGGGGCTAGAAAGAGtccagggagcagccccaggccatggcaccctgcaccccaagccCTGATGGCCTAGTGGGTGGAGCTGAAGCAGCCCCCAAGGTGCGTGCTAAGCCAAAGCCTGCCTAGAGTTGGCCACAGTAGGCCTCAAACCTGTCTTCATTTTGTAGAGTCCCCTTGGTTCCAGGGCTAGAAAGAGGAGTCCAGGGGCCACCCCGTGTCCCAGGTCATTGTAGAAGGTGGGCACTAGGCTGAAGCCTGCCTCAAGTTGCCCCCGGCGGCCCCGCCAACCTAAAAGGTGGAGTTGAGGTAGCCCCCGGGGCTCTGgtagagccccccacccccccagtagGGGCTAGTGAAGAAGCTGGGGGCTACCCCAGGGCCAGGCGCTAGGCCAAAGCCTGCCTtgggctgcacatggcagggccccaggcagggcagggccggaGCGGGGACTCGGTAGGCACCAGGGTCAGCCTGGTGGGTCTGGCTGAGGCCCCGGAAGTCGAACTTGTAGGCGTAGCGCTTGCCGTGGACCTTGGTCATGATGCTCTTGTCATAGTAGTAGCGCAGCGCCCGGCTCAGCTTGTCGTAGTTCATGTTGGGCTTGGACTTGCGCCGGCCCCAGCGTCGCGCCACCTCATCCGGGTCGGTCATCTTGAACTCGCCGTCTGCCCCCTCCCAGGCGATGCAGCCCGCATTGGCGCTGTctgacagcagctccagcaggaacTGCCACAGCTGGATCTGCCCGCTGCCTGGGGGGGCCCAGGGGGAGCAGGGTTAGGCCCCCTCCTGGAGGGTGGAGAACTCGAGTGTCGGGGGGGATTTGTGCCACTGGCCTGGATTGGGCAGCGGGGGAAGAACCCCCGGCAGCCGGCGGAGTGTTAGGGTCTTTGCCACTGGCCTGGATGGCCGGGGGGGTGAGAGAACCCAGGTCTCTGGGGGGCTTAGCCACTGGCCTGGaccagggaggtggggaagatcCTGGAGGGGGGTCTTAGCTATTGtcctgggggagagaaggaacCTAGGTGTGTGGGGTGGGCCTTAGCCACTATCCTGGATGGGTGCAGGGAGGGAAGAACCCGAGAAGAAGCTGCAGACTttggatgggggggggaggggaggtgtctCTACCCACTGTCTGggataagggggggggggggggcttagcTGCTGTCctggatggtggggggagggtgtaggTGGTGGGGGCAGTCTTATCTAGTGTCCTAGACAGTGGGGGGAGGACTGGGGGGGGGTGGTGTCCTTAGCTAGTGTCTTAGATGGCAGGGGGTAAAGAAccaaggtgtgtggggggggcggaaTCGCAGGTGTCTTGGAGGGAGTCCTAGCCCCTGTCCTGAATCGGGGAGAGCCCAGGTGTCTGAGCTTCTAGTCTGTGCccggctccttccctcccttcccccaacctcaCTGCCCCTCCCAGAACAGAGCGAGAACCCAGACATCCAGGTGCCTCTTAAAGagattacccccccccccccccccccccccccccccagaaaaactCACCTGGATTGGCCAAACGGCTGCCGGTGGGTCCTAGCACCTGGTAGGgatctgggggggaagggagggggtcaCTGTTGGGGGCACCTAGATGCTGCCCTTCCCTACCATGGAACCCAGACATACCCCCAAcacaggtggcaccagttgcccactcccctcccagagagcccaggcatctgggctcccagcccccctccccacttggtggcttggggggaggggggggatgtcACCCACCTGGGATGATGTGGGTGGTCTCCACTTGGATGGGGGGgtggtgagtctggggggggcagaATGAAGGCACAGATGGATAGGACGGAAggaccccagcccctcctgcccttacctcccaGGTCTGGTGCCTCCCATCCCAGGGTGCCTAGCATCTACCCCCTTACCTCTAGGGCTGGTCCCGGTCCAGCTGCTCCCCACGCTGTCATCATAGGTAGgttctgggggagggggattgaGTGTGTTAGCCCCTCTCTGCCACCCCCCCAGGGGGGGGCCTAGgagtcatgtgcccccccccccttgcactcACCTGTCTTGATGATGGGCCgcggggggctggcgggggtgcAGGCGAAGGTGGGgctgtctggggggaggggagacagtCAGCGTGGGGGGGCGGTGCTATTTGGGGGCGGggcttggggagggaagggggggcctCCCAGCCAATGGATTCAGGGGTGTGGTCAAGGGGAAGGGGTTTGGCCCCCGAGTGGGACATGAGAAAGGGGATGTGgctatggagctgggtgggggccaTAGGCAGAGCTGTGCTTTGGGTGGGTGAGGGCAGAGGTGGGGTGTGGGATCAGGGGTGGAGTCTGAACTATGGGGGAGGGGTcaaggaaaggggcgtgactgcAAGAGgattgggagagagagagagagagagagtgtgtgtgtgtgtgtgtgtgtgtgtgtgtgtgtgtgtgtgtgtgtgtgtgtgtgtgtgtgtatgtatatcagGGTGAAGGGGCGTGGCCACGGGAAGGGGTGCGGTCTGCCGAATGGGAGGGAGTgatgggtgggggtgtggctacAGCCAGGGGGccaccagggcagtggggggcgggCCCCATGCAAGGGGCGGAGTCATGGGAGCAGTGAGCAGAGCTAGGGGAGTAGGGCAGTGCCAATGCAAGGGGCAGGGtcatgggagcagggagcaaggcTAAGCGAGCAGGGGGCGTGGCCAGTGCAAAGGGGCGGGGCCAGGGAGTAGGGGGCTAATTCAAGGGGCGGGGTCAGAGGGAACGGGAGGCAGGGCCAAGTGtgcctggggggcagggctaAGGCAGGGGGCGGAGCCAATAACAGGCGGGGTCATAAGGGTGGGGGCCAGGTCAGGGGTGCGAGGGcggggccagggagcagggttagCTCAAGGGGCGGGGCACGGTGACGCAGGTACGTACCCTGGCGCAGGCGCGAGAGGTGCGCGAACAGCGCGTCCGCGTGGGGCGCAGGCACGAGGCGCGCGAGGCCGTCGCGGTCGAGGCGGCAGAGCGCGCGCCCGTCCACGTGCCCGAGCCGCGCGGGGTCGAGCCCGGCCAGGCCCAGGGCGGCGCGCGGCCCACGTGACCCAGCGCCGCACGTGCTCCGCGCTCCAGGCGCGCGGGtctgcggggggcggggcgtcAGTGCGCGGGCACGTGGCCCCGCCCCCCGTAGACTGGACCCCGACgcctgggtcccagccccgcCCGCCccgagctggggggcggggcccagtcggacgcctgggttcccgcccccccccccgcccccagcactgACCTGCGGGCACGATGACCCTCTTCTCGTCGGCGGGGGCCGGGGGGCTGCCCCCGTACGCGATCGGGGCCGCATCGGAGCCCCCGGCCTGGTCCCGCGGGGAAACGCCGCAGCCCAGGGGAGACTgcctgcggggggcgggggcacgCGTGGAGTGAGCGCGTCGGGGCTGGGGGGcgcagtgcggggggggggcggggcgggagcgAGGGGCAGCGCTGACCTCTCGGGGCTCCAGCCGGGCTCCTGCTCTGCCCCCGGCAGCGGGTCGGTCCGGATCGGGGCCCCGGGGTCGTAGGCGGCCTCGAACAGCGGCTGCTCCTCGCTCACCAGCGCCAGCGCCGCCTGCGGGGCACGCGCAAGTCAGCGCGGGCGGGGCCGcactcccgccccgccccgcccctctccccccagctggggGGAGCCCAGGTTGAGCTGTGCACATATATAGCAAATACGGtaaaatggagggggggggggtaccgTATAGGTTTGCGTATCACCCCACCACTAATACTGACACCTTCATGCCCtccgccccctcctcctccagctgcagagagccctggcctCCAAGTCAACCTCCAGCAGTCAAACCTGAGCACTTGGGTGCAGGCAGCCGGACGCCTGACCTGGGAAGGGCGCTGGGATCTCTGGGGAAGGGGTgcgggctggggaagcaggggggctgggagacccgGACGCCTGGCTTCTCTCGTGGTTCCCCTCCCCGCTGACCCCGCTCACACAGGCGCCTTGCACGGAAAGCAGAAGTGCGACCTATGTTGCGGTTCCCCGCCCCCCGCCGTGCACCAGCGCTGGGCTTATGTGAGGGCTGTGCAAAAgcttgggcagggggggctgagtctggcctgggaggctgcagggcaggcactgggagcccggacacctgggttctctggggggAACGAGGTCTAAGGGGTGAGagtagggggctgggagcccctccagcttggggggggaggtgctgggagagaacccaggtgtggGCTCGCGGGCCTGGCCTGAAGGATGCATCTCGGAGACCCAATCGAGGCACATGCCTCGCATGACGGATGTATCGCCACAGGTGCCCTCCCgcacggggaggggagggggcctggcagcaccctgggtgCATGTCTTGGACAAGGGGCTGCCAGGCTCCTTGCACAGGGTTGGGGGCACTGAGGGCAGATGGGCCTGGgagagcccagatgcctggtttCTCTGGAGGGGAATGAGGCCTAGCAGCggtgagagcaggggggctgggagcctggatgcatGGGTTCCCTggggggatggctgcatgcttgGTGCTGTGCACTGACTTGGGGATggcgggggcaggaagcagaggcagaCGCCGGAAGTGGTGGGGGGCCCTGAGaaggcacctgctggctgggcCTTTAAATAGCTCCATCTGGGcccagagcaccccccccccccccccagctggagaAAGCCCAGGGGTACGGGcgcccagtcccccccccccccactccccagcccaacTCTCACCCTTCCgcaagaacccaggcgtccgggctctcacccccaagaccccaggcatccagtCTCCTAATCCCCCCAGACTGGGAGAGAAAGAGATCAATATTGTAGAAAAGGGGTGAGCAtgacagagagagaaggggtgAGTGTGAcagaggaggagggatggggcaAAGTGTGAGAAAAGGGATGGGTgtgaaagaggaagagaagggaggatggACATAAGGAGTGAGAGAGTGAAGATGTGAGCGTGACAGATGGAAAGGAGGATGAGTGAGAGAAGGAGagatggaaaagagagagagaaggtgagtgtgaaagggagaggagggatgcAGAAGAGTGAGAGTGAAGGCATGAGTGTGACGGATGGAAAGGAGGAATGTAAGACTGAGGGAAGGGATGAGTGTGAGAGGCAGGTGAAAAAGTGAGAGTGCAAAGGAGTGTGTGtgaaagggagagaaggaaggagacAAGTGTGAGTGAGAAGGGGGAGTGAGATGACGGAGGGATGGAAaggaagagggggggaagaagggaacgAGTGAAAAGAGTGATAGGTGAGAAAATGGCATGAGAGAGAAGGGTGGAGTGTGGATGAGCTGGATGGAGGAAATGAAAGAGGGAGGAGACGGAGGaagagaagggctgggtgggaaggaaggaaaggaaaggagggagtgTGGAAGggagacaggaggaggagtgcaatggggaggaaaggggggagtGTGGCAGAGGGAAGAAGGAATGAATGTAAGAGATGGAGCatggaagaggaaaaggagtgtggaagggagggaaaggagaagtGAATGAACAGAATGAAACAAGGGATGAGAACGAGGGAGAGGGAACGATGTGAGCGAGAGAATGAAGGAGCGTGACAGAGAGGAcggaggaaagaaaaagaaagaaggaatgaAGGGGAAATGCCAGGGAGGAGTGTTTAGGGGGAGAGTAAAAGGGAGCGGGGAAGGCCAAGAGGAGGGCAGGAAGTGGAGAACAAATGaataaaagaaagaggaaaggaggAGTGTAAAGGGGGAGAGAACGTGGGAGCAAGAAAGGGACAGAAGATGAGtgcagaggagggaaggaaggagagacagagggagagggggaagccacAGAGTGAGGGAATAagagaggcagagaaaggagGAGTGCAGAGGGAGCAAGCAGGCCTGGACATGAAcgagggaaggagaaaaaggagTGCAGAAGGGCAGGAAGGACAAGCTGGGCCGGAGGAGCGAGAGAATGAGAAAGGGGCAGATGGACAagtgtggcagggggaaggggcggaGAGAATCGGAGGGCAATGGGGAAGGGTGAAAGAAAGAGTGTGGAAGatgggaaagaaggaag
This sequence is a window from Alligator mississippiensis isolate rAllMis1 chromosome 15, rAllMis1, whole genome shotgun sequence. Protein-coding genes within it:
- the LOC109285046 gene encoding transcriptional regulator ERG-like; translated protein: MMTAWGAAGPGPALETHHPPIQVETTHIIPDPYQVLGPTGSRLANPGSGQIQLWQFLLELLSDSANAGCIAWEGADGEFKMTDPDEVARRWGRRKSKPNMNYDKLSRALRYYYDKSIMTKVHGKRYAYKFDFRGLSQTHQADPGAYRVPAPALPCLGPCHVQPKAGFGLAPGPGVAPSFFTSPYWGGGGLYQSPGGYLNSTF